A region from the Papio anubis isolate 15944 chromosome 6, Panubis1.0, whole genome shotgun sequence genome encodes:
- the LOC116275215 gene encoding LOW QUALITY PROTEIN: olfactory receptor 2G3-like (The sequence of the model RefSeq protein was modified relative to this genomic sequence to represent the inferred CDS: substituted 1 base at 1 genomic stop codon), protein METSNGSSGTDFILLGFSYXPQLEPIISVVVFIVYIVTLVGNTTIILVSYLDTQLHTPKYFFLSSLSVLELCYTTSIIPQMLANQWGPKKSITYGGCVLQFFFVLDLGATECLLLAVMAYDRYAAVCQPLHYTLIMHPQLCQKMVLTAWLSGLASALIVCSLTLKLPRCGHREVDNFFCEMPALIKMACVYSKVIEIVVFALGVVFLFVPLSLILISYGVITQAVMRIKPATRWQKVLNTCGSHLTVVILFYGTIIYIYMKPQNTISQDEGQFFTLFYTIITPSLNPPIYTLQNKDVKSALRRILWMKKCSAKS, encoded by the coding sequence ATGGAAACAAGCAATGGAAGTTCTGGAACAGATTTCATCCTTCTGGGGTTTTCTTACTGACCCCAATTAGAGCCCATCATCTCAGTGGTTGTCTTCATCGTTTATATTGTGACTCTGGTAGGAAATACAACCATCATTCTTGTATCTTATCTAGACACCCAGCTCCATACCCCCAAGTATTTTTTCTTATCCAGTTTATCTGTTTTGGAACTTTGTTATACAACTAGCATTATCCCCCAGATGCTGGCAAATCAATGGGGTCCAAAAAAATCTATTACTTATGGAGGGTGTGTGCTCCAATTCTTCTTTGTCCTTGACTTGGGAGCCACAGAATGTCTTCTATTGGCTGTGATGGCCTATGATCGTTATGCTGCTGTCTGTCAACCTCTTCACTACACCTTAATAATGCACCCTCAGCTTTGCCAGAAAATGGTGCTCACTGCCTGGTTGAGTGGTCTTGCCAGTGCCTTAATTGTTTGCTCCTTGACTTTGAAGTTGCCAAGATGTGGGCACCGGGAAGTGGATAATTTTTTCTGTGAGATGCCAGCATTGATCAAGATGGCTTGTGTCTATTCAAAAGTAATTGAGATTGTTGTCTTTGCTCTTGGAGTGGTATTTCTTTTCGTACCTCTATCACTAATTCTTATCTCATATGGAGTTATCACTCAAGCTGTAATGAGGATCAAGCCAGCAACAAGGTGGCAAAAGGTCCTTAATACATGTGGCTCCCACCTCACAGTAGTAATTCTGTTTTATGGAACaatcatttatatatacatgaagCCACAGAATACCATATCCCAAGATGAAGGGCAGTTCTTCACTCTCTTTTACACAAtcatcacacccagccttaaCCCTCCGATCTACACTTTACAAAACAAAGATGTAAAGAGTGCACTGAGGAGAATACTGtggatgaaaaaatgttcagcaaaaTCATGA